From Bradyrhizobium sp. NDS-1, the proteins below share one genomic window:
- a CDS encoding carbohydrate ABC transporter permease codes for MKLIDWLSKDVPLATRGEITPKLGFLLTLLLAIVWLIPFLWMVVATLRPASDGINTMAELIPSLKPTLDNVRDAWEIGDFPRYTLNTTIICAGILLVQFVTITLAGFAFARLAFVGKTLIFYLFLMQLMLVPVLLIVPNLSLVAQLGLYDTLTGVMMPFFASAFGTFLMRQAFEAIPTELEDAALIDGASLIQRIRHIYVPLSMPSFSAFAIISVTSHWNDFLWPLMVINSPDKRPLTVGLSVFTKTAEGTQAWGTIAAGTLMVIAPLLVTFLIFQKRFISSFVTSGIK; via the coding sequence ATGAAGCTGATCGACTGGCTCAGCAAGGACGTCCCGCTCGCCACAAGGGGCGAGATCACGCCAAAGCTCGGCTTTCTGCTGACCTTGCTGCTCGCGATCGTCTGGCTGATCCCGTTCCTGTGGATGGTCGTGGCGACGCTGCGCCCTGCATCCGACGGCATCAACACCATGGCTGAGTTGATACCGAGCCTGAAGCCGACGCTCGACAACGTCAGGGATGCCTGGGAGATCGGCGACTTCCCGCGCTACACGCTCAACACCACCATCATCTGCGCCGGCATTTTGCTGGTGCAGTTCGTCACGATCACGCTGGCGGGCTTTGCCTTTGCGCGCCTCGCCTTCGTCGGCAAGACCCTGATCTTCTACCTGTTCCTGATGCAGCTGATGCTGGTGCCGGTGCTGCTGATCGTGCCAAATCTGTCGCTGGTGGCGCAGCTCGGCCTCTACGACACGCTCACCGGCGTGATGATGCCGTTTTTCGCCTCGGCCTTCGGCACCTTCCTGATGCGCCAGGCTTTCGAGGCCATTCCGACCGAGCTGGAGGACGCGGCCCTGATCGATGGCGCGAGCCTCATCCAGCGCATCCGCCACATCTACGTGCCGCTGTCGATGCCGAGCTTCTCGGCCTTCGCCATCATCTCGGTCACCAGCCACTGGAACGACTTCCTGTGGCCGCTGATGGTGATCAACTCGCCGGACAAGCGGCCGCTCACGGTCGGCCTGTCCGTCTTCACCAAGACCGCCGAGGGCACGCAGGCCTGGGGCACCATCGCCGCGGGCACGCTGATGGTGATCGCGCCGCTGCTCGTCACCTTCCTGATCTTCCAGAAGCGCTTCATCAGTTCTTTCGTCACCTCAGGCATCAAATAG